In the genome of Gadus morhua chromosome 12, gadMor3.0, whole genome shotgun sequence, one region contains:
- the fam43a gene encoding protein FAM43A, whose product MLTGSKHMMLPWKKNKFDLIEEDKQSKQQKGYAVSLNYSALTSFAKSCPESALNRVGSMFKSKRKKVKITSEDPTYTVLYLGNATTIQSKGEGCTDVAVSKIWGKSEMGKNGTKMKLTVSSQGIRMVHVDDKARRPGHLYLLHRITYCVADPRLPRIFAWVYRHEMKHKAVMLRCHAVLVSKPEKAKAMALLLYQTSATALAEFKRLKRRDDARHQQQQLIGEQTIPLVPLRKLLNGQCYYKPPVERSRSAPKLGSITEDLVGEEEEEKAMHFECEDILDTEDDCVDNGKQELSQMINDLGEMCIGNDVQTLKADLRVTRLLSGESTGSESSIESNQETNHFTHGFEESKVHEIA is encoded by the coding sequence ATGTTGACTGGAAGCAAGCATATGATGCTGCCCTGGAAGAAGAATAAGTTCGACCTGATCGAGGAAGACAAGCAGTCCAAGCAGCAGAAGGGCTATGCCGTGAGCCTCAACTACTCGGCGCTCACCTCCTTCGCTAAGTCGTGCCCGGAGAGCGCCCTCAACCGGGTGGGCAGCATGTTCAAGTCCAAGAGGAAAAAGGTGAAGATCACCAGCGAGGACCCCACTTACACGGTGCTGTACCTGGGCAACGCGACCACAATCCAATCCAAGGGAGAGGGCTGCACGGACGTGGCTGTGAGCAAGATCTGGGGCAAGAGCGAGATGGGCAAGAACGGCACCAAGATGAAGCTGACGGTGAGCTCGCAGGGCATCCGTATGGTGCACGTGGACGACAAGGCACGGAGACCTGGACATTTGTATCTGCTTCACCGGATAACGTATTGCGTGGCCGACCCGAGGCTACCCAGGATCTTCGCGTGGGTGTACAGGCACGAGATGAAGCACAAGGCAGTGATGCTGAGGTGCCACGCGGTGCTGGTGTCCAAGCCGGAGAAGGCGAAGGCCATGGCGCTGCTCCTGTACCAGACCTCGGCCACGGCCCTGGCCGAGTTCAAGAGACTGAAGCGCCGGGACGACGCcaggcaccagcagcagcagctgatcGGGGAGCAGACTATCCCACTGGTGCCCCTGCGGAAGCTTCTGAACGGACAGTGTTACTACAAACCCCCGGTGGAGCGCAGTCGGAGCGCGCCAAAGCTGGGCTCCATCACGGAGGACTTGGTgggcgaagaggaggaggagaaggcgatGCATTTTGAGTGCGAGGACATTCTGGACACGGAGGATGATTGCGTGGACAATGGCAAACAGGAGTTGTCGCAGATGATCAACGACCTGGGGGAGATGTGCATAGGGAACGACGTGCAAACACTGAAGGCTGACCTGCGGGTCACCAGGCTGCTGTCCGGGGAGAGCACGGGCAGCGAGTCGTCGATAGAGAGCAACCAGGAGACGAACCATTTCACGCATGGATTCGAGGAGTCAAAGGTCCACGAAATTGCGTAA